Proteins encoded together in one Vicinamibacterales bacterium window:
- a CDS encoding sodium:solute symporter family protein, producing MRLTLIDWAVIAAYFLINIGIGLWYRKRATGSTEEFFVGGRNVSWWLAGTSMVATTFAADTPLAVTGLVAAYGIAGNWLWWNMLLSGMLTVFFFARLWRRAGVLTDVEFAEIRYAGRPAAFLRGFRALYLGLPVNCIILGWVNLAMVKILLIVFPDLSLAAVGVTDPKIAALMVVFLIMLLTALISTLSGLWGVLVTDLFQFVLKMGMVVVLAWFSVRAVGGIDMLTAKLRALDAARGGHGSILSFTPDIGSAWMPMIAFFVYLAVSWWATWYPGAEPGGGGFVAQRIFCAKNEKHSLLATLWFTIAHYAIRPWPWILTALASLVLYPTLADKEAGFVKTIVDPAVFPPALAGLMIAAFAAAYMSTIATQLNWGASYLVNDVYRRFLVTDASDHHYVRVSQLATVGLMLVSSVVTYYQDSIAGAWKFLLAIGAGTGSVFILRWFWWRINAWSEVVAMATSFAVSLVLQFVVRLDSNNPTEFAWTVLITVACSTIAWLTATFVTAPEPTATLLAFYRRIRPASALWGPIARQASDIEPQRDTLSNLFDWLAGCAMVYLALFGIGHLVFGAVPRGLAFLAISALSGAALYWNLDRRDWKVIDG from the coding sequence ATGCGCCTGACCCTCATCGACTGGGCCGTCATCGCCGCGTACTTCCTGATCAACATCGGCATCGGTCTCTGGTATCGGAAGCGGGCGACCGGATCGACCGAGGAGTTCTTCGTCGGCGGACGCAACGTGTCGTGGTGGCTGGCCGGCACCAGCATGGTGGCGACCACGTTTGCCGCCGACACGCCGCTCGCCGTGACCGGCCTGGTCGCCGCGTATGGCATCGCCGGCAACTGGCTCTGGTGGAACATGCTCCTGTCGGGCATGCTCACCGTCTTCTTCTTCGCCCGGCTCTGGCGCCGCGCGGGCGTGCTCACCGACGTCGAGTTCGCGGAAATCCGCTATGCGGGCCGGCCCGCGGCGTTCCTTCGCGGATTCCGCGCCCTCTATCTCGGCCTGCCGGTCAACTGCATCATCCTCGGCTGGGTCAACCTGGCGATGGTCAAGATCCTGTTGATCGTCTTCCCCGATCTGTCGCTGGCCGCCGTCGGCGTCACCGATCCGAAGATCGCCGCGCTCATGGTCGTCTTCCTGATCATGCTGCTCACGGCGCTCATCTCGACCCTGTCCGGCCTGTGGGGCGTGCTCGTCACCGACCTGTTCCAGTTCGTCCTCAAGATGGGGATGGTGGTCGTCCTCGCCTGGTTCTCCGTGCGGGCGGTGGGCGGCATCGACATGCTCACCGCAAAGCTCCGGGCGCTCGACGCGGCGCGCGGTGGGCACGGATCCATCTTGTCGTTCACGCCGGACATCGGGTCCGCGTGGATGCCCATGATCGCGTTCTTCGTCTACCTCGCGGTCTCGTGGTGGGCCACGTGGTACCCGGGCGCCGAGCCGGGCGGTGGCGGGTTCGTCGCGCAGCGCATCTTCTGCGCGAAGAACGAGAAGCACTCGCTGCTGGCGACCCTGTGGTTCACCATTGCGCACTACGCCATCCGGCCGTGGCCGTGGATCCTCACGGCGCTGGCTTCGCTGGTGCTCTACCCCACGCTCGCCGACAAGGAGGCCGGCTTCGTCAAGACCATCGTGGACCCCGCGGTCTTCCCGCCCGCGCTTGCGGGCCTCATGATCGCGGCCTTCGCCGCCGCCTACATGTCCACGATCGCGACCCAGCTCAACTGGGGCGCCTCGTACCTGGTGAACGACGTATACCGCCGGTTCCTCGTGACGGACGCGAGCGACCACCACTACGTCCGCGTCTCGCAGTTGGCCACGGTGGGCCTCATGCTGGTGTCGTCCGTGGTCACGTACTACCAGGACTCGATTGCCGGCGCCTGGAAGTTCCTGCTGGCCATCGGCGCGGGGACAGGCAGCGTCTTCATCCTGCGGTGGTTCTGGTGGCGGATCAACGCATGGAGCGAGGTCGTGGCGATGGCGACCTCATTCGCGGTCTCCCTGGTGCTCCAGTTCGTTGTGAGGCTGGACAGCAACAACCCGACCGAGTTCGCCTGGACCGTGCTGATCACCGTTGCCTGCTCGACCATCGCGTGGCTCACCGCCACGTTCGTCACGGCTCCCGAACCAACCGCCACGCTCCTCGCCTTCTATCGGCGCATTCGGCCCGCCTCCGCCTTGTGGGGCCCGATTGCGCGGCAGGCGAGCGACATCGAACCGCAACGCGACACCCTGTCGAACCTCTTCGACTGGCTGGCGGGTTGCGCGATGGTCTATCTGGCGCTGTTCGGGATCGGGCATCTCGTATTCGGCGCCGTGCCGAGGGGGCTCGCGTTCCTTGCGATATCGGCCCTCTCCGGCGCTGCACTATACTGGAACCTCGATAGGCGCGACTGGAAGGTGATCGACGGCTGA
- a CDS encoding TonB-dependent receptor, which produces MRYRTLFALVICLVMAVTAFAQNPTGTISGKVQDPEGLAMPGVTVTATSPNLQGVRTVVTSENGDYIFPLLPAGAYTITFELSGFRTVTVKQTVAVAQAHPVNIKMEIQTVSETVNVVGKVETISQTAQVASTYKSDLIASLPTNRTMAAAVELAPGVAATGPSGAVTISGSLSYESLYLVNGVVVNENLRGQSLDLFIEDALQETTTSTAAVSAEYGRFSGGVVNSITKSGGNVFSGSFRTSLTNDNWRTVSPYNETKTDATVPTYEYTLGGPILLNKLWFFTAGRLTKPETAQNLFYSKVPYIFKRDQKRLEGKLTYTFNQNHNIRGAYTYISDKQYNNTYSTAMDVASLYDRETPQSLISLNYNAILSPRFFIEAQFSQRKFTFVDSGSKYTDPIKGTLLIDNTNGGRFWSPTFCGVCGDERRDNRNFLVKGSYFLSTARSGAHNMVFGYDMFDDQRFVNNHQSGSDYRVYLTKTVIGANGTIYPVLNNDNTTTIQWNPILVDAQTAQFRTYSLYFNDAWRLNNNFTFNLGVRWDKNAGTDSNGQEVVKDKNFSPRLQASYDLKGNGKTVINASYARYVMSVANSVGNSGAGGGQPATFQYYYQGPTINTGNGPYVTSDVALQQMWNWFNNNGGTNRTFISASVPGVDTKISSNLKSPNTNEFTIGMTRQLGKATVRADVVYRKYQDFYSNRVDTTTGKATDPKTGKTYDLNVVENTNDVKRNYKALNLQAAWRLNDRINIGGNYTLSSAYGNFEGETATNGPVTAGISSYPEYRSASWNYPAGNLSIDQRHKVRAWFGYDFPMSPVAGKLNVSGVVMVQSGTPYAAVGSVDVRPYVPSPGYITPQGGSSVSYYFSARDAYRTNTRKRFDLSINYSHKLVGRSQLFAQAQVLNVFNTFALEYIGAINTTVLTARNDSKAYAKFNPFTTTPVQGVNYAFGPQFGQAIGATAYTTPRTFRCSFGVRF; this is translated from the coding sequence ATGCGTTACAGAACTCTGTTCGCGCTGGTGATCTGTCTTGTGATGGCGGTGACCGCCTTCGCACAGAATCCTACCGGCACCATCTCCGGCAAGGTACAGGACCCCGAAGGTCTGGCCATGCCGGGCGTCACGGTGACGGCCACGTCGCCCAACCTGCAAGGCGTCCGCACGGTCGTCACGTCGGAGAACGGCGACTACATCTTCCCGCTGCTGCCGGCGGGGGCCTACACGATCACGTTCGAGCTGTCGGGCTTCCGAACCGTGACCGTCAAGCAGACCGTGGCGGTGGCGCAGGCCCATCCGGTCAATATCAAGATGGAGATCCAGACGGTCAGCGAGACCGTCAACGTGGTGGGCAAGGTCGAGACCATCTCGCAGACCGCACAGGTTGCGAGCACCTACAAGTCGGACCTGATTGCGTCGCTGCCAACCAATCGCACGATGGCAGCGGCGGTGGAACTCGCGCCGGGCGTGGCCGCCACCGGCCCGAGTGGCGCGGTGACGATTTCGGGCTCGCTCTCCTACGAAAGCCTCTATCTCGTGAACGGCGTCGTCGTGAACGAGAACCTCCGCGGGCAGTCGCTCGATCTCTTCATCGAAGACGCGCTGCAGGAGACGACGACCTCGACGGCGGCGGTGTCGGCGGAGTACGGCCGGTTCTCGGGCGGCGTGGTGAACTCCATCACGAAGTCCGGCGGCAACGTGTTCAGCGGCAGCTTCCGCACGTCGCTCACCAACGACAACTGGCGCACCGTGTCGCCCTACAACGAGACGAAGACCGATGCGACCGTGCCGACGTATGAATACACCCTCGGAGGACCGATCCTGCTGAACAAGCTGTGGTTCTTCACCGCGGGCCGATTGACCAAGCCGGAAACGGCGCAGAACCTCTTCTACTCGAAGGTCCCCTACATCTTCAAACGCGATCAGAAGCGGCTCGAGGGCAAGCTGACCTATACGTTCAACCAGAATCACAACATCCGCGGCGCCTACACGTACATCAGCGACAAGCAGTACAACAACACGTACTCCACCGCGATGGACGTTGCCAGCCTCTACGACCGCGAGACACCGCAGAGCCTGATTTCGTTGAACTACAACGCGATCCTGTCGCCCCGATTCTTCATCGAAGCGCAGTTCTCGCAGCGCAAGTTCACGTTCGTGGATTCCGGGTCGAAGTACACCGACCCGATCAAGGGCACGCTGCTCATCGACAACACCAACGGCGGCCGGTTCTGGTCGCCGACCTTCTGCGGCGTGTGCGGCGACGAACGGCGCGACAACCGCAACTTCCTGGTCAAGGGATCGTACTTCCTGTCGACGGCCAGGAGCGGCGCGCACAACATGGTCTTCGGCTACGACATGTTCGACGACCAGCGGTTCGTGAACAACCACCAGTCGGGCAGCGACTACCGTGTCTACCTGACCAAGACCGTCATCGGCGCGAATGGGACGATCTATCCGGTGCTCAACAACGACAACACGACCACCATCCAGTGGAACCCGATCCTCGTCGACGCGCAGACGGCGCAGTTCCGCACGTACTCGCTGTACTTCAATGACGCGTGGCGGCTCAACAACAACTTCACGTTCAATCTCGGCGTTCGCTGGGACAAGAACGCCGGCACCGACTCCAACGGCCAGGAAGTCGTGAAGGACAAGAACTTCAGCCCGCGCCTCCAGGCCAGCTACGACCTGAAGGGCAACGGCAAGACCGTGATCAACGCCAGCTACGCGCGGTACGTCATGTCGGTGGCCAACAGCGTCGGCAACTCGGGCGCGGGCGGCGGACAGCCGGCCACGTTCCAGTACTACTATCAGGGCCCGACCATCAACACCGGCAACGGCCCCTACGTGACCTCCGACGTCGCGTTGCAGCAGATGTGGAACTGGTTCAACAACAACGGCGGGACGAACCGCACGTTCATCTCGGCGTCCGTGCCGGGCGTGGACACGAAGATCTCGAGCAACCTGAAGTCGCCGAACACCAACGAGTTCACGATCGGCATGACCCGCCAGCTCGGCAAGGCCACCGTGCGCGCGGACGTCGTGTATCGCAAGTACCAGGACTTCTACAGCAATCGCGTCGACACGACCACCGGCAAGGCAACCGATCCGAAGACGGGCAAAACCTACGACCTGAACGTCGTGGAGAACACGAACGACGTGAAGCGCAACTACAAGGCCCTGAACCTGCAGGCGGCGTGGCGCCTGAACGATCGGATCAACATCGGCGGCAACTACACGCTGTCCTCGGCCTACGGCAACTTCGAGGGCGAGACGGCCACCAACGGCCCGGTGACCGCCGGCATCTCCAGCTACCCTGAGTACAGGAGCGCGTCGTGGAACTATCCGGCCGGCAACCTCAGCATCGACCAGCGTCACAAGGTCCGCGCCTGGTTCGGCTATGACTTCCCGATGTCACCGGTGGCCGGCAAGCTCAACGTGAGCGGCGTGGTCATGGTGCAGAGCGGCACACCGTACGCCGCGGTCGGCTCGGTGGACGTTCGGCCGTACGTGCCCAGCCCCGGCTACATCACACCGCAGGGCGGCAGTTCGGTCAGCTATTACTTCTCGGCGCGCGACGCGTACAGGACCAATACTCGCAAGCGCTTCGACCTCTCCATCAACTACAGCCACAAGTTGGTGGGTCGCTCGCAGCTGTTCGCGCAGGCGCAGGTCTTGAACGTGTTCAACACGTTCGCACTGGAGTACATCGGTGCCATCAACACGACGGTATTGACGGCTCGCAATGACTCCAAGGCGTACGCGAAGTTCAACCCCTTCACCACGACGCCGGTGCAGGGCGTGAACTACGCTTTCGGACCGCAGTTCGGTCAGGCCATCGGCGCCACGGCCTACACGACGCCGCGGACGTTCCGCTGCTCGTTCGGCGTGCGGTTCTAA
- a CDS encoding aminotransferase class V-fold PLP-dependent enzyme — MTDDLPNLELSPEQMRAMGEAALDRVVGFITSLPELPACGDVHAEALCRALRQPAPERARPFEDVLGELFADIIPRSFNPAAPGYLAFIPGGGLFPAALADFISDGVNRFTGIWQAAPALVQLEANVLDWFRDWMQFPPTARGLLTTGGSMANFNAIVCARERLLGPRIRDGVLYTSTHVHHSVLKSAKLAGILPDRVREIDVDADFRMRVPALDSAIREDRQSGLAPFMLVSNAGTTNTGAVDPLVALNALCRRERLWHHVDGAYGAFFHAVPDLRPLLAGLPDADSLTLDPHKGLFLPYGTGALLVRDGAALRAAHSATAGYLPDMPDADEFYDPSQHGPDLSRGFPGLRVWLCLTLFGVERVRAAIAEKRTLALDAAARLARVAGLVIDAPPQLSLFAFHVEPRGASIDQQNTATRLLLERVTARGRVMLTGCTVGDRFLGRICVLSFRTRQAQIDQCVEDVTEEAARLV; from the coding sequence ATGACGGACGATCTTCCGAATCTCGAACTGTCCCCCGAGCAGATGCGGGCGATGGGGGAGGCGGCGCTCGACCGCGTGGTCGGTTTCATCACCAGCCTGCCGGAACTGCCCGCGTGCGGCGACGTGCACGCCGAGGCATTGTGCCGCGCGCTTCGCCAGCCCGCGCCCGAGCGGGCGCGTCCGTTCGAGGACGTGCTCGGCGAACTGTTCGCCGACATCATTCCCCGTTCGTTCAACCCGGCGGCCCCTGGATATCTGGCGTTCATTCCGGGAGGCGGCCTCTTCCCGGCGGCACTCGCCGATTTCATCAGCGACGGCGTCAACCGGTTCACCGGCATCTGGCAGGCGGCGCCCGCGCTCGTGCAACTCGAAGCCAACGTCCTCGACTGGTTCCGGGACTGGATGCAGTTCCCGCCCACGGCCCGCGGCCTCCTCACCACCGGCGGGTCGATGGCCAACTTCAATGCCATCGTGTGCGCGCGCGAACGGCTGCTCGGGCCGCGGATCCGCGACGGCGTGCTGTACACGTCCACGCACGTACACCACTCGGTGCTCAAGTCGGCGAAACTGGCGGGCATCCTGCCCGACCGGGTGCGCGAGATCGACGTGGACGCCGACTTCCGGATGCGCGTGCCAGCGCTCGACTCGGCGATTCGAGAAGATCGGCAGTCGGGCCTGGCGCCGTTCATGCTGGTGTCCAACGCCGGCACGACGAACACCGGAGCGGTCGATCCGCTGGTCGCGTTGAATGCCTTGTGCAGGAGGGAGCGACTCTGGCATCACGTCGACGGGGCCTATGGAGCGTTCTTCCACGCGGTCCCCGACCTGCGCCCGCTGTTGGCGGGACTTCCCGACGCCGATTCGCTGACGCTCGACCCGCACAAGGGGCTGTTCCTCCCGTACGGAACCGGCGCGCTCCTCGTGCGTGATGGGGCGGCGCTGAGGGCCGCGCACTCGGCTACTGCCGGCTACCTGCCCGACATGCCGGACGCCGACGAGTTCTACGATCCGAGCCAGCACGGCCCGGACCTCTCGCGCGGCTTCCCGGGCCTTCGTGTCTGGCTGTGCCTCACGCTGTTCGGAGTCGAGAGGGTGCGCGCGGCGATCGCCGAGAAACGGACGCTGGCTCTGGACGCGGCCGCTCGGCTCGCGCGCGTGGCCGGGCTCGTGATCGACGCCCCGCCGCAGTTGTCGCTCTTCGCGTTCCACGTCGAGCCACGGGGTGCGAGCATCGACCAGCAGAATACCGCCACGCGCCTGCTCCTCGAACGGGTGACCGCCCGAGGGCGCGTGATGCTGACGGGATGCACGGTCGGTGACCGGTTCCTCGGCCGCATCTGCGTGCTCAGCTTCAGGACGCGACAGGCCCAGATCGACCAGTGCGTCGAGGACGTGACCGAGGAGGCCGCCCGCCTCGTCTAA
- a CDS encoding M14 metallopeptidase family protein produces MRTPDLTRARSAALLVPILVFGLTLAVATQGRITTPKEALGFNVGDDYFLASYTQLQAYWGKLAKESDRMKLVDIGKTAEGRPMVMAIITSPENLKKLDRYKEIVRKLALAEGLTDDEAHKLAAEGKAVIWIDGGLHATEVLGSQQLIEMVYQMVSRTDPETMRFLNDVILLAVPANPDGQELVANWYMREADPTKRSTAGLPRLYQKYAGHDNNRDSYMVAMPETEAMSRILYQEWFPQIMYNHHQTGPEGTVLFAPPFRDPFNYNFDPLVPIELDLVAANMHARFIGENKPGATMRTGANYSTWWNGGLRTTVYFHNMIGLLTEAIGNPTPVEIPLVLQKQLPSGDLPFPIAPQKVWHFRQSIEYSITANRSVLDIASKHREDFLYNFYRMGKNSIERGSRDSWTTHPALVAAVQAAVPKPDVAAEEGRRGPRGRQSVPAKYFDMLREPKLRDPRGYILPSDQPDFLTATKFVNTLVKTGITIQRATAAFQVNGKSYPAGSYVVKTAQSFRPHVLDMFEPQDHPNDFAYPGGPPRPPYDSAGYTLAFQMGVQFDRILDGFDGPFEKIVGFAKAPAGRVVTDGTKARPVGFLMSHQVNDGFIATNKLLAAKEQVLWLKSALTANGKTFPAGTVYVPARPTTRPVLDKLAAECGVTFEATGVKPAGEALMLRPVRIALWDRYGGSMPSGWTRWLLEQFQFPFEVVYAQTLDAGNLNAKYDVIVFVDGGIPDRDGQRSAYGEQAPANIPAEFTGWVGNVTVAKTVPQLKKFVEEGGTLITIGTSTIVAKHFGLALADAIVERSPTGGEKKLPNDKFYIPGSILQATVDSTIPLAYGMGDKVDVFFDNSPAFKLLPDAALRGTRAVAWYSGAEPLRSGWAWGQNYLDGSVAIAESILGKGRVVLFGPEVLFRGQPHGTFKLFFNGLYAGAAKPVNLATIK; encoded by the coding sequence ATGCGGACACCCGACTTGACCCGCGCGCGGAGCGCCGCGCTGCTGGTCCCGATCCTGGTCTTCGGCCTCACGCTCGCCGTGGCCACGCAAGGGCGGATTACGACGCCGAAGGAAGCACTCGGCTTCAACGTCGGCGATGACTACTTCCTGGCGTCGTACACACAACTCCAGGCGTACTGGGGCAAGCTCGCAAAGGAATCCGACCGGATGAAACTGGTCGACATCGGGAAGACAGCCGAAGGTCGGCCGATGGTGATGGCGATCATCACGTCACCCGAGAACCTGAAGAAGCTCGATCGGTACAAGGAGATCGTGCGGAAACTGGCGCTGGCCGAAGGCCTGACCGACGACGAGGCCCACAAGCTGGCGGCCGAGGGCAAGGCGGTCATCTGGATCGACGGCGGCCTGCACGCGACCGAAGTGCTCGGCTCCCAGCAGTTGATCGAGATGGTCTATCAGATGGTGAGCCGCACCGACCCGGAGACGATGCGGTTCCTCAACGACGTGATCCTGCTGGCCGTGCCCGCCAACCCGGACGGGCAGGAGCTGGTTGCGAACTGGTACATGCGCGAGGCCGATCCGACCAAACGGTCAACGGCCGGCCTGCCGCGGCTCTATCAGAAGTACGCCGGCCACGACAACAACCGCGACTCGTACATGGTGGCGATGCCGGAAACCGAAGCGATGAGCCGCATCCTGTATCAGGAGTGGTTCCCGCAGATCATGTACAACCACCATCAGACCGGGCCCGAGGGCACGGTGCTGTTCGCGCCGCCGTTTCGTGATCCGTTCAACTACAACTTCGATCCGCTGGTGCCGATTGAACTCGATCTCGTCGCCGCGAACATGCACGCCCGGTTCATCGGCGAGAACAAGCCCGGTGCGACGATGCGGACGGGTGCCAACTACTCGACGTGGTGGAACGGCGGCCTCCGGACCACGGTCTACTTCCACAACATGATCGGCCTGCTCACCGAGGCGATTGGCAACCCGACGCCGGTCGAGATCCCGCTCGTGCTGCAGAAGCAGCTGCCGAGCGGTGATCTGCCGTTCCCGATCGCGCCGCAGAAGGTCTGGCACTTCCGCCAGTCGATCGAGTATTCGATCACGGCGAATCGCTCGGTGCTCGACATCGCGTCGAAGCACCGCGAGGACTTCCTCTACAACTTCTATCGGATGGGAAAGAACTCGATCGAACGCGGCAGCCGCGACAGCTGGACGACCCATCCCGCACTGGTCGCGGCCGTGCAGGCCGCCGTGCCGAAGCCGGACGTGGCGGCGGAAGAAGGTCGGCGCGGGCCGCGCGGGCGGCAATCGGTGCCGGCCAAGTACTTCGACATGCTACGCGAACCGAAGCTTCGCGATCCCCGCGGCTACATCCTGCCGTCCGATCAGCCGGACTTCCTCACGGCGACGAAGTTCGTCAACACGCTCGTCAAGACGGGCATCACAATTCAGCGCGCCACCGCGGCGTTCCAGGTCAACGGCAAGAGCTACCCGGCCGGATCCTACGTCGTCAAGACCGCGCAGTCGTTCCGTCCGCACGTGCTCGACATGTTCGAGCCGCAGGATCATCCAAACGATTTCGCGTATCCGGGCGGGCCACCGCGTCCGCCCTACGACAGCGCCGGCTACACCCTGGCGTTCCAGATGGGCGTGCAGTTCGACCGCATCCTCGACGGCTTCGACGGGCCGTTCGAGAAGATCGTCGGCTTCGCGAAGGCGCCTGCCGGCAGGGTCGTGACGGACGGGACGAAGGCCAGACCGGTCGGCTTCCTGATGAGTCACCAGGTGAACGACGGCTTCATCGCCACCAACAAGCTGCTGGCCGCCAAAGAGCAGGTGCTCTGGCTGAAGTCGGCGCTGACCGCGAACGGCAAGACGTTCCCCGCGGGGACGGTCTACGTCCCGGCGAGACCGACGACCCGGCCGGTGCTGGACAAGCTGGCGGCGGAATGTGGTGTGACTTTCGAGGCGACGGGTGTGAAGCCGGCCGGTGAAGCGCTGATGTTGCGTCCCGTGCGGATTGCGCTCTGGGACCGGTACGGCGGGTCGATGCCCTCCGGGTGGACGCGCTGGCTGCTCGAGCAGTTCCAGTTCCCGTTCGAGGTGGTGTACGCGCAGACCCTGGACGCCGGCAACCTCAACGCCAAGTACGACGTGATCGTCTTCGTCGATGGCGGGATCCCCGACCGCGACGGTCAGCGGAGCGCTTATGGTGAGCAAGCGCCGGCGAACATTCCCGCCGAGTTCACGGGCTGGGTCGGGAACGTGACGGTGGCCAAGACCGTGCCTCAACTCAAGAAGTTCGTCGAGGAGGGTGGCACGCTCATCACGATTGGCACCTCGACGATCGTGGCGAAGCACTTCGGCCTGGCGCTGGCCGATGCGATCGTCGAGCGAAGTCCCACTGGCGGCGAGAAGAAACTGCCGAACGACAAGTTCTACATCCCAGGCTCGATCTTGCAGGCGACCGTGGACAGCACGATCCCGCTTGCCTACGGTATGGGTGACAAGGTGGATGTGTTCTTCGACAACAGTCCGGCGTTCAAGCTGCTGCCGGACGCGGCGCTGCGCGGCACGCGGGCGGTGGCGTGGTATTCCGGCGCGGAACCGCTGCGGAGCGGTTGGGCCTGGGGGCAGAACTACCTGGATGGCAGTGTGGCGATCGCGGAGTCGATCCTGGGCAAGGGCCGCGTCGTGTTGTTCGGGCCCGAGGTGCTCTTCCGGGGCCAGCCGCACGGCACGTTCAAGCTGTTCTTCAACGGCCTGTACGCCGGCGCCGCGAAGCCGGTGAACCTGGCCACAATCAAGTAG
- a CDS encoding pyridoxamine 5'-phosphate oxidase family protein, producing MAETPTREDTIGRFASMINDIPVAMLTTTGMGRLRSRPMVTQRAAFDGDLWFLTARMADKTGEIRDRQAVHITFVSPADNRYVWASGTAAVVDDPAKVKALWHASYRQWLPGGPDDASIALIKVRVEEAEYWDAKAGRMVLLSDFVQSGTAFRDAAPGTGF from the coding sequence ATGGCGGAGACCCCGACGCGCGAAGACACCATCGGCCGGTTCGCCAGCATGATCAACGACATCCCCGTGGCGATGTTGACGACCACCGGGATGGGGAGGCTGCGGAGCCGCCCCATGGTGACGCAACGTGCGGCGTTCGATGGCGACCTGTGGTTCCTCACGGCGCGAATGGCGGACAAGACCGGTGAGATCCGCGACCGCCAGGCGGTCCACATCACGTTCGTGTCGCCGGCCGACAACCGGTACGTCTGGGCGTCTGGGACTGCCGCCGTGGTGGACGACCCAGCCAAGGTGAAGGCGCTCTGGCACGCCAGCTACAGGCAGTGGCTTCCGGGCGGTCCGGATGACGCATCGATTGCGCTCATCAAGGTGCGCGTCGAAGAGGCCGAGTACTGGGATGCGAAGGCCGGGCGCATGGTGCTGCTGAGCGACTTCGTGCAGTCCGGCACCGCGTTCCGCGACGCCGCGCCCGGGACGGGGTTCTGA
- a CDS encoding PIG-L deacetylase family protein, whose protein sequence is MVQTLLLSFAHPDDETFLTGGLAARCAGAGIKVVLATATLGESGKPGDPPICRPDELPAVRERELRDAVRLLGISELHLLGHRDRELAAAPPERIREQLVGLLRRARPTVVVTFDPNGANLHPDHIAISRFTSDAIAAAADARWFPGLGAAHLVRRLLWIPGRRPWELVRREDLSEQPGVDFVVDVGEWRDQKAAALRAHATQHRSAERNFFSQPDADRLLSTELFRQAWGPPLPHRPLTDIFAGIAGVIDR, encoded by the coding sequence ATGGTGCAGACGCTTCTTCTCAGCTTTGCGCATCCGGATGACGAGACGTTTCTGACCGGCGGGCTTGCGGCGCGCTGCGCGGGTGCCGGCATCAAGGTGGTGCTGGCGACGGCGACGCTCGGCGAATCCGGGAAGCCGGGTGACCCGCCCATCTGCCGTCCCGACGAACTGCCGGCCGTGCGCGAGCGAGAGCTGCGGGACGCGGTGCGCCTGCTCGGGATTTCGGAGCTGCACCTGCTGGGCCATCGGGATCGAGAGCTGGCGGCGGCGCCCCCGGAGCGCATCCGGGAACAACTGGTCGGGCTGCTTCGGCGCGCGCGGCCGACGGTGGTCGTGACCTTCGATCCGAACGGCGCCAACCTGCATCCCGATCACATCGCGATCAGCCGATTCACGTCGGACGCGATCGCGGCCGCGGCGGACGCACGCTGGTTTCCCGGGCTCGGGGCCGCACACCTCGTCCGGCGCCTGTTGTGGATACCGGGCCGTCGTCCGTGGGAGCTCGTTCGGCGAGAGGATCTCTCCGAGCAACCTGGTGTGGATTTCGTGGTGGATGTCGGTGAATGGCGCGACCAGAAGGCTGCCGCGCTCAGAGCGCACGCCACCCAGCATCGCAGCGCCGAGCGCAACTTCTTCTCGCAGCCCGACGCAGACAGGTTGCTGAGCACGGAACTGTTTCGCCAGGCCTGGGGACCGCCGCTCCCGCACCGACCGCTGACCGACATCTTCGCGGGGATCGCCGGCGTGATTGACCGGTAG
- a CDS encoding YciI family protein, whose product MYALAVIRYRRPVDEVVEHHPAHREYLQGLKQQGLLVCSGPLEPRFGGALLLRLPDDQMPGILDTIRDNDPYTKARVGQYEVMVWNVITGREDLDRI is encoded by the coding sequence ATGTACGCGCTGGCCGTCATTCGGTACCGCCGCCCGGTAGATGAGGTCGTCGAGCATCACCCCGCGCACCGTGAGTATCTGCAGGGACTGAAGCAGCAAGGACTCCTCGTCTGCTCGGGTCCGCTCGAGCCGCGCTTCGGCGGCGCGCTGCTGCTCCGGTTGCCCGACGATCAGATGCCCGGCATCCTCGACACGATCCGCGACAACGACCCGTACACGAAGGCCCGTGTCGGGCAGTACGAGGTGATGGTGTGGAACGTCATCACCGGCCGGGAGGATCTGGATCGCATCTGA